One window of Vespula pensylvanica isolate Volc-1 chromosome 15, ASM1446617v1, whole genome shotgun sequence genomic DNA carries:
- the LOC122634696 gene encoding uncharacterized protein LOC122634696 — protein MESNDRKNVYLSKNPDNSLNSGMRDTMIVNPGNIPPECGDGVMKPVSVSGVSSNQAKWSNAQNKNFIINAVPVKNEIVHLEGGTHCNKKMYYYDRHYGHEETERPTRRGTKRYRDKDAPKRALSAFFYFCQELRGKMRELHPEMGVGDIAKELGKLWMTTDLQTKSKYMAIAEEDRVRYEREIIAYNKRMKNYDPEDVGTV, from the exons ATGGAGTCAAATGACAGAAAGAATGTTTATCTTTCTAAAAATCCTGATAATTCCTTAAATTCTGGAATGAGAGATACTATGATTGTTAATCCTGGAAATATTCCTCCAG aatGTGGCGATGGTGTAATGAAGCCTGTTAGTGTTTCTGGTGTTTCATCTAATCAAGCAAAATGGTCTAACgcgcaaaataaaaattttattatcaatgcTGTACCAGTAAAAAATGAA ATAGTTCATCTCGAAGGTGGGACacattgcaataaaaaaatgtattattacgATAGACATTATGGTCATGAGGAAACTGAAAGACCAACACGTAGGGgaacaaaaagatatagagacaAGGATGCTCCAAAGCGTGCact TTCTgcatttttctacttttgcCAAGAATTACGTGGTAAAATGAGAGAATTACATCCAGAAATGGGTGTAGGCGATATTGCCAAAGAATTGGGTAAACTTTGGATGACTACTGATCTGCAAACTAAATCGAAATATATGGCTATTGCCGAAGAAGACAGAGTTAGATATGAGAGA GAAATAATAGCATATaataaaaggatgaaaaacTATGATCCAGAAGATGTTGGAACAGTGTAA